The Fusobacterium varium genome contains the following window.
CTCCAGCGATGAACTTTGTTGATGGTGTAATTGAAGAAAATGAAGATGGAATAATCTTTATATTTGGCAATAGCAAACATCTAGTACTTCCAAAAGAGATGGGAGAAAAGGTAAAAAGCCATATAGGAAAAAAAGTTGTTCTAGGAATAAGACCTGAAAATATTGGAAACAAAGTTACTCACCCAGAAGGAGAGAAGATAAACTTCTTAAAAGGACAAGTAAGTGTAGTAGAACATATGGGAAATGAAGAGTTTATCTACTTTACAATAGATGGTTGTGAGTTTACATCAAGAATAGAAGCAAGAAAAACAGATAATGTAAAATATGGAGAAGAGGGAGAATTCTACTTCAATATAAAAAGAGCTCATATATTTGATGCTGAAACAGAAGAAAATATCACTTTATAGGAGAAAGATAATATGAAGATAAAAGGGTTTGATAGAGATCAAAAAATGCTATATTTAATTTTACTTCCTTTTATACTATGGTATGCAGTATTTATGTTTAAACCTATGTATGGATTATTAATAGCATTTAAAGATTATAGTTTATTTAGAGGAATATCTGGAAGTGAATGGATTGGATTATATAACTTTAAAGAGTTTTTAACAAGTCCATATTTCTATACAACATTAAAAAATACATTGATGCTAAATGTTTATAGTTTATGTTTAGAGTTTCCATTTGCTATATTAATAGCTTTGATGTTAAATGAAGTTAAGAACAAATATTTTAAATCAATAGTACAAACAGCATCATTTATACCATATTTTATAGCGATAGTTGTAGCAACAGGGATAACAGTAAATGTTTTATCTCCAAGTACTGGGGTTGTAAATATGGTGTTAGAAAAATTAGGATTTGAAAAGGTATATTTCCTATCAAAACCAGAATTTTTCAGAGGAATATTTACAGGATTAAATATGTGGAAAACAACAGGATTTAATGCAGTTATATATTTAGCAGCTTTAACAGCAGTAGATGAGCAACTATACGAAGCAGCAAGAATAGATGGAGCAAATAAATTTAGTCAGTTGAGACATATAACAATACCTGCTATAATACCTACTATTGTAATAATGCTTGTTTTAAAAGTTGGAAGTATGTTAAACGTAGCATTTGAAACAGTATTACTACTATATCAACCAGCAACTTATTCAACAGCAGATGTAATTAGTACATATGTATATAGAACAGGTATGTTAATGCAAGATTTTGGACTTGCTACAGCAGTTGGATTATTTAATGCTTTAGTAGGATTTATCCTTGTATATAGTGCAAATAAATGGAGTAAAAAAGTTACTCAATCAAGTCTATGGTAATTAGGGGGTAAAAAGTGAGTAATAAGATAAAGATGGGAATGGATGAGAAAATATTTAATATTGCAAATTACATTCTTTTAGCAATATTTGCTTGTATATTTATCTATCCAATTATATATGTTTTTTCAGCAGCAGTAAGTAAACCATATTTTGTAGAATCTGGAGCTGTAACACTATTTCCTAAAGGGTTTACATTTGAATCTTTTAAAACAGCAATGAATCTAACTGGAATGTGGAGAGCATATGGAAACTCAATATTTATAACAGTGGTAGGAACTGCTGTAAGTATGTTCTTTACAATAACAGGAGCTTATGTTTTATCAAAACCAGAATTAAAATTTAGAAAATTAATAACTATGCTAGTTATAATGACTATGTGGTTTGACCCTGGAATTATTCCTAGATACTTAAACTTTAGAGATCTATATTTAATCAATAGTTATACAGGGGTTATACTTGGATTTGCAATTAATACATTTAATGTAATTATTTTAAAATCATTCTTTGAAGCTATTCCAAAATCATTAGAGGAATCAGCTAGAATTGATGGAGCATCACAATTTCAAATAATGACAAAAATATATATACCATTATCAGGATCAGCATTGACAACAGTATCACTTTTCTATGCAGTATCAAGATGGAATGGATATTTTTGGACAATGGTATTATTAATAGATGATAAAAAAGCTCCATTACAAGTATTCTTAAAGAAACTGATAATTGAAAAAGATATGGCAGGGGAAGCAAGTCAAATGATAACTATGGAAAGTTTGACATCACCTCAAACTGTAATTTATGCAGTAATAGCATTATCATTAATTCCAATATTAACAGTATATCCATTTATTCAAAAATTCTTTAAAAAAGGAGTTACTTTAGGGGCAGTAAAAGGATAATTAGTGGGAGGAAAAATGAATATAAAGAAAATTCTAATAGGATTAACTGCTGCACTTTCATTAATTGGTTGTGGAGTAGAGGAAGTAAAAGTTGATGGACCAAAAAGAAAATTAGAGGGACATGTAATAACAGAAGAACCAAAGGCATTTACAATATTTGGAATATTTTTAGGAAAAGCATTTGATGGAGAGTTACCTGTATATCAAAAAGCTTTTGAAATGACAAATGTAAAATTAGTAGGAACAGCTTCAAAAAACCAAAGTGAAGAGGTTCAAGCATTTAACTTAATGATATCTTCAGGATTGATTCCAGATATCATCGCTTATGAGTTGACAGATGAATTGGAAAAATTAGGAATAGATGGGGGATTAATTCCACTAGAAAACCTTATTGATGAACATGCACCAAATATTAAAAAATTCTGGGAAGAAAATCCAAGATATAAGAAAGATGCTATTGCAGCAGATGGACATATCTATATGATTCCTAACTACAATGACTACTTTAATTTAAGTTGTTCACAAGGTTACTATATAAGAAAAGACTGGTTAAAAAAATTAGGATTGGAAGAGCCTAAAACAGTAGATGAACTATATACAGTATTAAAAGCATTTAAAGAGCAAGATCCAAATGGAAATGGTAAAAAAGATGAAGTACCTTTATTCTTGAGAGCTAATATCAATAGAAAAGTAATGATGGCACTTACAGATATATTTAAAGCACAATTTGTATGGTATGAAAAAGATGGAAAACCAGTATTTGGACCTGCTGAACCTGAATATAAAAATGCTATGATCAATTTAGCAAAATGGTATAAAGAGGGATTAATAGATCAAGAGGTATTTACAAGAGGACTTTCTTCAAGAGACTATATGTTAAGTAATAACTTAGGTGGATTTACAAATGACTGGTTTGCAAGTACAGGTTCATATAATGAAAAATTGAAAGATGTAATTCCGGGATTTGATTTTTCAGTATTATTACCACCAGAATACAATGGAAATAGAAAGACAGCTACAGCTAGACCAACATATATGGGTGGTTGGGGAATCAGCTATAAAGCTAAAGATCCTGTAACTATCATAAAATACTTTGACTTCTGGTATAGTGAAGAGGGAAGAAGATTATGGAACTTTGGAATTGAAGGGGATACATATACTTTAGTTGATGGTAAACCTCAATTTACAGATAAAGTTTTAAAAAATCCTGAAGGAAAAAATGCTTTAGCAGTTATAAGAGAGACAGGAGCACAATATAGATTAGGAATGTTCCAAGATGCAGAAAATGAAAAACAATGGGCATCAGATGTAACTGTAAGAGATATGGATGAGTATATGAAAAATGATGCAATTCAAGCACCAATGCCAGTATTGAAATATACAAAGGCTGAGATTAGAGAGTTGTTAAAGATAGAATCTCAACTTCGTAATGTAACTGAAGAGATGGCACAAATCTGGTTGTTAGGTGTATCAGATGTTGAAAAAGATTGGGACGGATATATTGAAAGATTAAATGATATTGGACTTCAAAGATCTAAAGAGATACAACAAACAGCATATGATAGATTTATGAAGGAAGATTAATTCTATAATTAAAACTTGGAGGAAATAATGGGGGTTAATAAAAAGTTTCTATTATTGGCAGTTATAATATTGGGAATGCAAACTGAAAGTTATGGACAAAAATATCAAAATGTAACAAAAGAAGAAAAAATAAATATTTCTAATTTAACTTCAGGAAATGGAGTTGATATAATAGCAGGGAACAACCAAAAGACAGAAGTAACTTTTATTAAAGACTCAGTTATTGAAGTTAATGGTGGAACAGGAATAAAATATAATATTTATAAAGAGGGAAATGGACAAAATAAGGTAACAAATAAAGGAGAAATAAAAGTATTAAAAGGCACAGGAATTGATTTATATGCTAATTCCAATAGTTTTGTAGATGCTAAAAATGAATTTTATAATGGTTCAGACACAGAAGAAGGGAAAATAACAGTTTCAGGTGGCACAGGGATAACTTTAAATAGTAAAAATAGTCATGTGATAAATGAAGCTAAAGGAAAAATAGAAATTTTAGATGGAACAGGGATAAGTTTAAAGAATTCAAGTTCAACGATAACAAATAAGGGAGAAATAAAAGTATCAAAAGGAACAGGAATACTTCAAACAGCTGGAACAGTAACAAATGCAGGAAGTATTAATGTATCAGCAGGAGCTACAGGATTAGATCTTCAAGGTGGAAGTTTCACAAATAATGGAAAAATAAATTTATCTGGAGAAACAGCTAAACTTGATATTAAAGGTGGAAATTTTAAAAATACTAATGAGATTAAAATAAATGTTACAAAAAGTGGTGCTGCAGGAATAGTTCAATCAGGTGGAAAAATAGAAAATAGTGGAACTATAAATGTACAAGAAGGAAAAGGATTTTATATAAAAGATGGAGAAATAGAAAATACAGGAATAATAAATGTAAATTCAAATGAACAAGGTGAAATAAAGAATACAAATATAGTAACAGGGATACAATTACAAGGGGTAAATGCAACATTTAAAAATGAAGGTCAGATAAATGTTTTAAGTACAACAACTATAATAAATGATAAAGAAGAGATAAAAAGTGGAGTAGGAGTAGCGGTCTCTGAAGAGGTTAAGGATGAAAATGGTAAAATTATTTCATCTTTTAGTAATAATGGAATAATAAATGTAAAAACTAATTCTAAAGGACTTCAAATAACTAAAGGAAAAGCTGAAAATCAAGGAGTTATTAGAGTAGAAGAAAAAAAAGCTACTGGAGTTTATTTAAATGGTGGCTCTGGAAATTTTGAAAATAAAGAAAAAGCTCAAATTTTAGTATCTGGAGTAGAAGCAAAAGCTATTCATTTTGGTGCTAATGGTGGAACTGCTAATAATGCAGGAACAATAGAAATAACTTTAGGAGGAATAGGAGCATATTTCGGAGGAAAGGGGACTTTTACTAATAAAAAAGGTTCAAATATAATAGTATCAGGAAAAGTAGTTGAACAAGTTTTTAAAGAAGATGGAACTCCTGATTTAGATGAAAATGGAAATCCAAAATATAAAACAACAGTTTCAAAAGGAATTTTCTTAAACTCAAAAGGAACAGTAATAAATGAAGGAAATATTCTTGTAGGATATAAAGTAGATGATACAGGAAATATTGTTTTAGGAGAAGAAGGAGCTGTAGGAGTTCAGGTAAATGATCTAAATGCTCAATTTATTAATAATAAAGGTAGTAATATAGAAGTTGCAGGAGGATCGCAAGGAATCCAAGTTAATAAAGGAACAGCAATAAATGAAGGAAATATTCTAACAGAAGGAACAAATGCTGTTGGAATTTATATGAATGCAGCAAGTAAAAAAGATGAAAACGGAAATATTTTATATGAAAAAGCTGAATTTACAAATAAGAATCAAATAGTAGCAAGTGGGACTGGAGCAAAAGGAATACAATTTGGAGCAGGAGGAGGAACTGTTACAAATACTGGAGATATAACAGCAGAAAATGGAGCTATTGGAGTATTTTTCTATCAAGGAACAAATAACATTCTAATTAATAGTGGAACTATAAATGCAGGAGAAAATGGTTCTGCTATTGAATCAGGAAAAGATACTAACAATGCTGTAATTCTTCAAAAAGGTTCTAAGATTACAGGAAAAATAAAAGGAAATAATGGTATTGACGTTCTTGCATTAGATGGGGGAACACACTCTAAATTGAATGTAAGTGACTATGAAAAGATAGTTGCTAAATCAGGAGATTCAAAAATAGAAAACTCTACAATTTCTCTCGGATTTAAAGAAGGAACAGATAATTATATTTCAGAAAATATAGGAAAAGCTGAAGGAAATGTAACAATAGCTGATTCTAAACTTATTATAGATTTAGCAAATAAAACAGAAAATTCTACAGGTCTTATATCAGGACAAACAATATTAGATGGAAATATAAAATTAGCATTTAATGGAGCTAAAGGACAAAAAGAGTTTAATGTTAATGAAATTTTAAATAAGGATATTGATTTTTCTAAAGCTAATTTTGGTTCTTCAGCAATGTGGGATTATACAATAGAAAATGGAAATGTAATAGCTAAAAAGCATAGTTACACAGAAGCTGTTGGAAAATCTCAATTAGAAGATTTTGGAAAAGCTTTAGAGCAAAGTGAAAATGGTGAAATTAAAGATGGAGATTTCAAAACAGGTTTAACACTATTAGGTTTATTAGATGCTTCACAATTTACAGATGCTATGACTCAACTATCTGGAGGAGTTCATGGATATACAGTTGATTTTGCTGCAATTAACTCAAGAACTTTATCAAATACAATAAAAAATAGAGAGTTAAATAAAGACAGATTAAGAGATAAAGCTTTAAATTCATATGATCAAGAGGTAGCTTATATAAATAATCACCATAAATTAGGGGGATTAATAAATGTTGATTATAATGAAGATGGAGTTTTAGGAATAACTGAAAAACAAATTATGCCTAATGGAAAACTTGGTTTAGTTTATGGAGGAGCAAAGGGAAAAGCTAAATTTGAAAATGGAAAACATGGTAAAGCTAATATGGATAATCTATATTTAGGTGGATATTATGCTTATGATTTTACAGATAAACTTACTTTAGTTTCAAATGCAAACTTTGTTTATTCTCATACTAATGTTACAAGAAATATTAAATTCTCAAAAGAAGGGGAAGAATCAAAGTTAGAACAAACATATGATTCTACTTATCCAGTATTTGGATTTGGTGGAGGAGCAACTTTATACTACACTCCATATGATAGCTCTAATAATAGTGTAACTCTATATGGTGGAATTGATTGGACTAAGATAGTTCAAGGAAATATTAATGAAGATCCTGATAATGTAGAAAATAAAACTAATGTTACTATAAAAAATATTCCAGTAGATGAACAAATGTATGATTCAGTAGTACCACATATTGGATTATCACTTTCAAATAATGGGTATATTTTTAATAGAAAATATAGATTAGGTGTAAATGTAGATTATGAAACAGAACTAGGAAATATAAAAAATGGTAAAAAACTAAAATTATCAGCTCTAAGTACACCACATAGAGTGGAAACAGCAGAGAGAGAAAATATAGTTTCTTACTCATTAAATGGAGCTTTAGATCTAACAGACGATTTTACAATCTATGGAAACTATACAAAAGCTGATTCTGATGAATATGATGCTGAAAGAGTAGAAGCAGGATTTAAGTATAAGATGGATAGAATGTCTGATCTATTTGTTACAGGTCCACTTTTAGGAAATATAGAAAATAGCAAACCATATTCTAGAAGATGGACAGGAGTGGCTAGTTTTATTCTTGATGGAGAAGATGATAGTGATAGATCTTACTATACAGAACCAATTATGGGAGAAGAACACTCAAGAGGAGATTATGCTACATCTTTAAAATTAAAACCTAAATTTACTTTAAGTTTAAATGATAGAGATACAAAATGGTCTTATTATTTTGAAACTTATTATATGAGTAATGGTATAGGAATGAATTTAGATAAAAATGAGAGAAGAAAAAGTGAATCAAGAATCCATGCAGAAGCTAGATGGTCTGATCAATACTCAAAGGGTAAATATGGCTTTAATATAGGTTATAGAAATGAAACAACATCTGCACCAACACTTTCTCAATATGTTCAAAGGGATAGATTAACAAGAGGACTTCATCAATTTAGATTTACTCCTAACTTTACATATAATTTAGGAAATGGATTTATATTTGGAGGTTCTACAACTGGAATTATAGCTTATGATTATGAGGGATATAGAAAAGGGCAAACAGACTTTGAATTAGAAAATGAGTATGGAATCACTTATAATGGACTTATGCCAAGATGGAGATTTAATGTAAACTACTTTAGAGAGGAAACTTGGTATGATAATGACTTTAGAAAACCTAGTGTAAAAGGAGAGGTTGAAGGAGATAGAAGATATCAATCAAATCAATTAAGACCTAGAATTACATATTTCTTTGGAAATGGTGGAAGAGTTGAATTAAGTGCAAGAATGCCATTAGGAAATGGATATTGGTATACTTCAGATGATCATGGTAAAAAAGCAGCAGAAAAATATGAAACTAGATATGGATTAAAATATTATCAACCTATTACACCAGGATTAACAGGAATGATAGGTGGAGAGATTTTAACTATAAAAACTAAAAATACTAATCATAGTAGTAATGACTATGGAAAAGAAACAAGAGATTACTCTATAAGACCAACAATTGGAATTTCTTATAACTTTTAATTAGGAGGAAGAAAATGAAAAAAATATTAACATTTATTTTAATGATGATTATGGTAGTTACTGCTTTCTCTAAAGAAGTTAGTAAGAGTGCCAATGATTATGAAAAGATAAGAGTAAAATGGGGAGAGTTTTTAACTGGAGTAACTTCAGAAGATGATTTGTCATCTTCTGAGGTACAGAAGGTAGTTGAAACTAATGAGAAAAATGCTGAAAAATCATATACACAGATAAATAAAGAGAAAAATAAAAGATATTTTCTTGATGAAAAAGAGGATATGAAAAGTGGTATTCAAATATTAAATAGCTATAATGCTATAAAAAATATTGCAAAGGGATATGCTACTAGAGGTACAAAATTTTATAAAAATGAAGAGGTAAAAAATCAAATAATAGCTGGAATGGATTGGCTATATGATAATGCTTACCATGAAGGACTTCCAGAGATTGGAAACTGGTGGCATTGGGAACTTGGAATACCTAAAGCAGTAAATGACATTCTTATTTTAATGAATGGAGATATTCCAAAAGAGAAAGTGGAAAAATATTTAGGAGCAACAAAATTTTTCCAACCAGATGCAAGATATAGTGGAGCAGGAGCAACAGCTTCATACTCATCTACACCAGATAAAAGGGTATCAACTGGAGGAAACAGAACAGATACAGCTATGATATCTTTTTTAAGAGGAGTTCTTTTAGAGGATAAAGTTGAAGTTAAAAATGCTTTAGAAGCAGTTACAGAAGTTGGGGAGTATGCAACTAAAGGAGATGGATTTTATAAAGATAGTTCATTTATTCAACATAATAATGTAGCTTACAATGGAACATATGCTTCAGTATTATTTAATGGACTAGGTGGAATACTTTATCTAGTAAAGGATACAGAATTTGAAATAAAAAGTAAAAAACTAGATAATATTTATGAAGCTATTTTAAATGGATATGGATATCTGTTTATAAATGGTGGAATGAATGATTCAGTTAGTGGAAGAGCGATATCAAGAAATAAGACAAGTGATCTTTTACGTGGAAGAGATGTAATCAACTCTTTAGCAATGTTGTCAGAAGGGGCAAGTGATGAGTATAGAGTTAGATTACAAGAGTTAATAAAAACAAATATTTTCTCTAACAATTCATTTAATATTTTAGAGATGTCAGGTAATAGAACTATACTTGGTATTCTTAGAGATATAGTTGAAGATGAAAGTATAAAAACTAGAAATATTGTGGGAAATAAGATGTTCCACTCTATGGATAGAGCTATAAGTAAAAATAAAAATGGTGGAGCATTTGCTCTATCAATGCACTCTTCAAGAATAGCTAATTTTGAAACAATGAATGGTGAAAATCTTAAAGGGTGGTTTACAGGTGATGGAATGACATATATTTATGGAAATGATTCAAGTGCATATACTGAATTTTGGCCAACTGTGGATATGTATCATCTACCTGGAGTAACAAATAGCTTAAAAGTTAGAGGAGATAGATCAGGGGAAAGAAGAGGGATTACTACACCAAAAGCTTGGGTTGGTGGAGTAAATAACGGAGAAACTTTTGTAGGAATGGATATGCTTTCATGGAATAAAGCATTAAAAGTAAAAAAATCTTATTTATTTACAGAAGATGGAGTTGTTGCTGTATATGGAGATTCACTTTCATCTAATGAAGGGGAGATTCATACAACAATAGATAACAGAATTTTAAAAAGTGGAAAATTAATAGTAAATGGTAAGGAGATAACAGAATCAACAGTTATAGAAAATCCTAAAGATATGACTATAATGTTTGTAGGAAACTATCCTGAAGAAACTATTGGATATAGAATAATAGATGCTCCAAAAGTAGAGATCAAATTTGAGGAAAGAAAAGGAGATTGGAAATCTATTGGTGGAACAGACAGTAAAGAGATAGTTAAAAAATATGTTACTATCTATATAAATCATGGTAAAAATCCAAAAGATCAAAAATTCAGTTATCTAATTTTCCCAATGTTTAAAGAGGAAGAAGTTAAAAATTATAATTTAAACTCATTGAAATTAGTTCAAAGCGATGAAAAGATTCATGCTGTTGAAGATAATGAAAATAGAGTAGTCAGAATAAATTTCTGGAAAGATCTTCCAGTTAAATTTAGAAATATTAGATCTTTCTCAACTGCAACAATGATTGTAAAAGAGAATAACAATGGGCTTTTAATTGCAGTAAGTGAGCCAACTCAATTGATGAAAAAGAATTCAATCTTTGAGATAGATGG
Protein-coding sequences here:
- a CDS encoding TOBE domain-containing protein: PAMNFVDGVIEENEDGIIFIFGNSKHLVLPKEMGEKVKSHIGKKVVLGIRPENIGNKVTHPEGEKINFLKGQVSVVEHMGNEEFIYFTIDGCEFTSRIEARKTDNVKYGEEGEFYFNIKRAHIFDAETEENITL
- a CDS encoding sugar ABC transporter permease encodes the protein MKIKGFDRDQKMLYLILLPFILWYAVFMFKPMYGLLIAFKDYSLFRGISGSEWIGLYNFKEFLTSPYFYTTLKNTLMLNVYSLCLEFPFAILIALMLNEVKNKYFKSIVQTASFIPYFIAIVVATGITVNVLSPSTGVVNMVLEKLGFEKVYFLSKPEFFRGIFTGLNMWKTTGFNAVIYLAALTAVDEQLYEAARIDGANKFSQLRHITIPAIIPTIVIMLVLKVGSMLNVAFETVLLLYQPATYSTADVISTYVYRTGMLMQDFGLATAVGLFNALVGFILVYSANKWSKKVTQSSLW
- a CDS encoding carbohydrate ABC transporter permease, whose protein sequence is MGMDEKIFNIANYILLAIFACIFIYPIIYVFSAAVSKPYFVESGAVTLFPKGFTFESFKTAMNLTGMWRAYGNSIFITVVGTAVSMFFTITGAYVLSKPELKFRKLITMLVIMTMWFDPGIIPRYLNFRDLYLINSYTGVILGFAINTFNVIILKSFFEAIPKSLEESARIDGASQFQIMTKIYIPLSGSALTTVSLFYAVSRWNGYFWTMVLLIDDKKAPLQVFLKKLIIEKDMAGEASQMITMESLTSPQTVIYAVIALSLIPILTVYPFIQKFFKKGVTLGAVKG
- a CDS encoding extracellular solute-binding protein: MNIKKILIGLTAALSLIGCGVEEVKVDGPKRKLEGHVITEEPKAFTIFGIFLGKAFDGELPVYQKAFEMTNVKLVGTASKNQSEEVQAFNLMISSGLIPDIIAYELTDELEKLGIDGGLIPLENLIDEHAPNIKKFWEENPRYKKDAIAADGHIYMIPNYNDYFNLSCSQGYYIRKDWLKKLGLEEPKTVDELYTVLKAFKEQDPNGNGKKDEVPLFLRANINRKVMMALTDIFKAQFVWYEKDGKPVFGPAEPEYKNAMINLAKWYKEGLIDQEVFTRGLSSRDYMLSNNLGGFTNDWFASTGSYNEKLKDVIPGFDFSVLLPPEYNGNRKTATARPTYMGGWGISYKAKDPVTIIKYFDFWYSEEGRRLWNFGIEGDTYTLVDGKPQFTDKVLKNPEGKNALAVIRETGAQYRLGMFQDAENEKQWASDVTVRDMDEYMKNDAIQAPMPVLKYTKAEIRELLKIESQLRNVTEEMAQIWLLGVSDVEKDWDGYIERLNDIGLQRSKEIQQTAYDRFMKED
- a CDS encoding polysaccharide lyase 8 family protein — translated: MKKILTFILMMIMVVTAFSKEVSKSANDYEKIRVKWGEFLTGVTSEDDLSSSEVQKVVETNEKNAEKSYTQINKEKNKRYFLDEKEDMKSGIQILNSYNAIKNIAKGYATRGTKFYKNEEVKNQIIAGMDWLYDNAYHEGLPEIGNWWHWELGIPKAVNDILILMNGDIPKEKVEKYLGATKFFQPDARYSGAGATASYSSTPDKRVSTGGNRTDTAMISFLRGVLLEDKVEVKNALEAVTEVGEYATKGDGFYKDSSFIQHNNVAYNGTYASVLFNGLGGILYLVKDTEFEIKSKKLDNIYEAILNGYGYLFINGGMNDSVSGRAISRNKTSDLLRGRDVINSLAMLSEGASDEYRVRLQELIKTNIFSNNSFNILEMSGNRTILGILRDIVEDESIKTRNIVGNKMFHSMDRAISKNKNGGAFALSMHSSRIANFETMNGENLKGWFTGDGMTYIYGNDSSAYTEFWPTVDMYHLPGVTNSLKVRGDRSGERRGITTPKAWVGGVNNGETFVGMDMLSWNKALKVKKSYLFTEDGVVAVYGDSLSSNEGEIHTTIDNRILKSGKLIVNGKEITESTVIENPKDMTIMFVGNYPEETIGYRIIDAPKVEIKFEERKGDWKSIGGTDSKEIVKKYVTIYINHGKNPKDQKFSYLIFPMFKEEEVKNYNLNSLKLVQSDEKIHAVEDNENRVVRINFWKDLPVKFRNIRSFSTATMIVKENNNGLLIAVSEPTQLMKKNSIFEIDGTYELEESSSKDIKVTNRNNLTRIEIDLRNNGATETIKLKKVK